Proteins encoded in a region of the Melioribacteraceae bacterium genome:
- a CDS encoding tetratricopeptide repeat protein, producing the protein MKKNWISLFVSLFLVTSISLAQDMPPDAAKAYNEGNKFMKAGDYDGAVQQYNEALKTSKDYRIYYQLGVTLKKQNKLEDAEAAFNSCIKSNPNFEIAYNGLGGTYFQDGKYAEAVESFKKFEELTKQKSHKEQARQYVSRALVKLGEQTKKDGNYAKAIEQLNEAIKYHQLDAAYILLATTYYENGEYDKAIATADNVINMKSSGLKGAAYYYKGMGLKQKQDISKAKENFELAKRDAQYKRLADYELNLLK; encoded by the coding sequence ATGAAGAAAAATTGGATATCTCTTTTCGTATCACTTTTTCTGGTAACCTCGATCTCTTTGGCTCAGGATATGCCCCCTGATGCTGCTAAGGCATATAATGAGGGAAATAAATTTATGAAGGCTGGTGATTACGACGGTGCCGTTCAACAGTATAATGAAGCTTTAAAAACTTCTAAGGATTATAGAATTTATTATCAGCTTGGTGTTACACTTAAAAAACAGAATAAACTTGAAGATGCAGAAGCTGCTTTTAATTCCTGTATTAAAAGCAATCCAAATTTTGAAATTGCTTACAATGGCCTCGGTGGTACCTACTTCCAGGATGGTAAATATGCCGAAGCTGTCGAGAGTTTCAAAAAGTTCGAGGAATTGACTAAACAGAAATCGCATAAGGAACAGGCAAGACAATATGTATCCCGCGCTCTTGTTAAACTTGGCGAACAGACTAAAAAGGACGGCAACTACGCTAAAGCAATTGAACAGTTGAACGAGGCAATCAAATATCATCAGCTCGATGCCGCTTATATTCTCCTTGCAACAACTTATTATGAGAACGGCGAGTACGATAAAGCTATTGCAACTGCAGATAATGTCATCAATATGAAATCGAGCGGTCTTAAAGGTGCTGCATATTATTATAAAGGAATGGGTCTGAAACAGAAACAGGATATATCAAAAGCAAAAGAGAATTTTGAACTGGCAAAAAGGGATGCACAGTATAAGCGCCTTGCGGACTATGAACTGAATCTGCTCAAATAG
- a CDS encoding energy transducer TonB: MTENNVRNKSFVYSIALHVVFIILFAFINFSVGMEEEEYVTIGFGSGLSMGSAGPVGQDPVTEKNQPQPEKQKPKLEEQKKVDLPKSSTTDKENLITETDKKKEKDNISDEKVKPLSQDDSKTKGTEQVGEGEGGFGFEIDFGGKGMRKIYSYNLPEYPEGVSKEIDVRLRFTIMPDGTVGKIFPLIKADARLELAAINSLRQWRFEPLPQNAKQIDQTVIITFPYRLQ, encoded by the coding sequence ATGACAGAGAACAACGTCAGAAATAAATCCTTTGTATACTCAATCGCGCTCCATGTAGTTTTTATTATTCTTTTTGCCTTCATCAATTTTTCGGTCGGTATGGAGGAAGAGGAATATGTTACTATTGGGTTCGGCAGCGGATTAAGTATGGGCAGTGCCGGACCGGTTGGGCAGGATCCTGTTACTGAAAAAAATCAACCTCAACCCGAAAAGCAAAAACCGAAATTGGAAGAACAGAAAAAAGTTGATCTCCCCAAATCCTCAACTACTGATAAAGAAAATCTTATTACTGAAACGGATAAGAAAAAAGAGAAGGACAATATCAGCGACGAAAAAGTAAAGCCTCTTTCACAGGATGATTCAAAAACGAAAGGAACCGAACAGGTTGGAGAGGGTGAAGGCGGATTCGGATTTGAAATCGATTTCGGCGGGAAAGGAATGCGTAAAATCTACAGCTACAATCTGCCCGAATACCCTGAAGGTGTATCGAAGGAGATTGATGTGCGTCTCAGGTTTACAATTATGCCCGATGGTACAGTAGGAAAAATATTCCCTCTTATAAAAGCCGATGCCCGTTTGGAACTGGCTGCAATTAATTCATTGAGACAATGGAGATTTGAACCTCTTCCGCAGAATGCGAAACAGATAGACCAGACTGTGATTATTACTTTTCCGTACCGGCTTCAGTAG
- a CDS encoding tetratricopeptide repeat protein: MRIKTSVVLTLLLSFNLFSQKGESRYDSALNLFNEKNYAASYQVFKSIADGLNYDDLKRSASLYYSAESLLKMGQLNGAASEFESFLNLYPLSTLREDVLYKLGTIYYHTSEFRKVRDRLYQLLNEFPSSYYNGPAYYWIGEAFAAENKNIEAEEALKEAISRRNLNDYIVHSIYALGRLYEKTGEYNDAVSHYDEILAYYKNSPLAPSAQLRIGICYFILKEYDSAVLELTDPLINSLPADELIDAKYFLANSFVRLKDYNNAAMIYEEILSGRIEQNLKNKINYSLGWIKFQTSEYEEAFKIFSDLAVAADDTLSIPALFWSGESKRYLGDVNGANEIYKNFLDRYPDHPLASRAQLGKGTAFFTQNQSQEAESTLILASRSGDNLTKGKAFTLLGEMKLNRHEFSDAKNNFSQAVRFSSADKSTLDRSSLGLAVSEFYLGNYNETVAILEALKKRSSEFEPGKTNFYLAEAYLMRGEYSASIKHYNMIASSDEELRKPSIYGKAYAYFNMKDFPNAIYYFNEYVTKFRNDQNINDAKLRLADSYFGIKNFERASQIYRELFANDRSVLNDDQTYYQYCQSLFKAGRSNDAIKEFGNLQQRFPRSRYADASQYVVGWIYFQQSNFQESIDNYLELLKKYPGSQLKPIAYYSIGDAYFNLGDYQSSIDYYNKVLTEFPSTPYILDAVNGIQYAFLAQDRADDAVGFIDQFVDSNPRSRFADQIFFKKGDIYFSSDNYENAIQSYTEFVQRFPSSSLVPNAYYWIGKSASILKRESEAIENFSKVLSSNLKSDIGISAAIDASNIYVNQKQFDSAVNVLNTAINAQPTSNRIPELLYLRALSEIKSEKLQEAYATLDQIVTYYEGTVFAAKSKIELGLLEFNRSNFENALILFRELAEKRLDDIGAQAQYQIGLIYFEQNNLNDAITAFVRVRSVYSGFDEWYTRSLMKLGDCYVKLNDKKQARDMYRAVINRHKTGELAQEANRKLKQL, translated from the coding sequence ATGAGAATTAAAACTTCAGTCGTTCTTACTCTTCTTTTATCATTCAATCTTTTCTCACAGAAGGGGGAGAGCCGTTACGACTCGGCTCTTAATTTATTCAACGAAAAAAATTATGCCGCATCTTACCAGGTATTTAAGTCGATTGCAGACGGCCTGAATTATGACGACCTGAAAAGGTCAGCTTCACTTTATTATTCTGCGGAATCGTTACTTAAAATGGGACAGCTTAACGGGGCTGCTTCAGAGTTTGAGTCCTTCCTGAATTTATATCCGCTCTCGACCCTTAGGGAGGATGTCCTTTACAAGCTTGGTACAATTTACTATCATACCAGTGAATTCCGTAAAGTCCGCGATCGGTTATATCAGCTGCTGAACGAATTCCCGTCCAGTTATTATAATGGTCCGGCTTATTACTGGATTGGAGAAGCTTTCGCGGCAGAAAATAAAAATATAGAAGCTGAAGAAGCTCTTAAAGAAGCAATCTCAAGAAGAAACTTGAATGATTATATTGTTCACAGCATCTATGCGCTGGGGCGGCTATATGAAAAAACCGGAGAGTATAACGATGCCGTCTCTCACTATGACGAAATCCTAGCCTATTATAAAAACAGTCCTCTGGCACCAAGTGCCCAATTGAGAATCGGTATCTGCTATTTTATTCTGAAAGAGTACGACAGCGCGGTTCTGGAGCTTACAGATCCTCTTATTAATTCACTCCCGGCTGATGAATTGATAGATGCAAAATATTTTCTGGCTAATTCCTTCGTAAGATTGAAGGATTATAATAATGCAGCAATGATCTATGAGGAGATCCTCTCCGGCAGAATTGAACAGAATCTCAAAAATAAAATTAATTACAGCCTCGGCTGGATCAAATTTCAGACTTCGGAATATGAGGAGGCTTTTAAAATATTCAGCGACCTGGCAGTTGCCGCAGATGACACTCTTTCAATTCCCGCACTTTTCTGGAGCGGAGAGAGTAAAAGATATCTGGGCGATGTAAACGGTGCGAATGAGATCTATAAGAATTTTCTGGATCGATATCCGGACCATCCGCTTGCATCCCGCGCGCAACTGGGAAAAGGCACTGCCTTCTTTACTCAGAATCAATCTCAGGAAGCTGAATCTACTCTCATTCTTGCCTCCCGTTCAGGCGATAATCTTACTAAAGGAAAAGCATTCACTCTGCTTGGTGAAATGAAATTGAACCGCCATGAATTTTCCGACGCTAAAAATAATTTTAGCCAGGCAGTCAGGTTCTCCTCAGCCGATAAGAGTACACTCGACCGCTCCTCGCTCGGACTCGCAGTCTCAGAATTTTATCTCGGCAATTACAATGAAACTGTTGCAATTCTCGAAGCTCTAAAAAAGAGATCGTCGGAATTCGAACCCGGTAAAACAAATTTCTACCTTGCGGAAGCATATCTGATGAGAGGGGAGTATTCCGCTTCAATTAAACATTATAACATGATTGCTTCTTCAGATGAAGAGTTGCGCAAACCCTCTATTTACGGCAAGGCATATGCTTATTTCAATATGAAGGATTTCCCGAATGCCATCTATTACTTTAATGAATATGTTACAAAATTCCGGAATGATCAGAATATCAACGACGCTAAACTGAGACTTGCCGATAGCTATTTCGGCATAAAGAATTTTGAAAGAGCAAGCCAGATCTACCGCGAGCTCTTTGCAAACGACCGTTCCGTTTTGAATGATGACCAGACTTATTATCAGTATTGCCAGTCTCTCTTTAAAGCGGGGAGATCGAACGATGCAATAAAAGAATTCGGCAATCTTCAGCAGAGATTCCCCCGGTCCAGATATGCAGATGCTTCACAGTATGTTGTTGGATGGATCTATTTTCAGCAGAGCAATTTTCAGGAGTCGATCGATAATTATCTTGAGCTTCTAAAAAAATATCCCGGCTCGCAGCTTAAACCGATCGCTTATTATTCTATTGGCGATGCTTATTTCAATCTGGGCGATTATCAGTCCTCAATTGATTACTATAATAAAGTCTTAACCGAATTTCCTTCCACCCCTTACATCCTGGATGCAGTTAACGGAATTCAGTATGCGTTCCTGGCACAGGATCGTGCCGATGACGCGGTCGGTTTTATAGATCAGTTTGTTGATTCTAATCCCCGCTCCAGATTCGCCGATCAGATCTTTTTCAAGAAGGGCGATATCTATTTCAGCTCCGATAATTATGAGAATGCAATTCAGTCATATACGGAATTTGTTCAGAGATTCCCGTCTAGCTCTTTAGTCCCTAACGCCTATTACTGGATCGGCAAAAGCGCTTCAATCCTTAAAAGGGAATCTGAAGCTATTGAAAATTTCAGCAAAGTCCTCTCCTCAAATCTGAAGTCCGATATCGGTATCTCTGCCGCAATTGACGCTTCCAATATTTATGTAAATCAGAAACAGTTCGACTCTGCCGTCAATGTTCTTAATACTGCAATTAACGCGCAACCGACATCAAACAGAATCCCCGAACTACTCTATCTGCGGGCATTATCCGAAATAAAATCGGAAAAACTTCAGGAGGCGTATGCAACACTCGATCAGATAGTTACTTATTACGAAGGGACTGTCTTTGCTGCTAAATCCAAAATTGAACTCGGGCTGCTCGAATTCAACCGATCAAATTTCGAAAATGCGTTGATCTTATTCAGAGAGCTTGCGGAAAAACGCCTGGATGATATCGGCGCCCAGGCCCAGTATCAAATCGGCTTGATCTACTTTGAACAGAATAATCTAAATGATGCAATTACCGCTTTTGTACGTGTCCGTTCCGTCTATTCAGGTTTTGATGAGTGGTATACAAGATCATTAATGAAACTCGGCGATTGTTACGTTAAGTTGAACGATAAAAAACAGGCAAGAGATATGTACAGGGCTGTTATTAACAGACATAAAACAGGTGAACTTGCTCAGGAAGCTAACAGGAAATTAAAACAGCTATGA
- a CDS encoding MotA/TolQ/ExbB proton channel family protein, translating into MDLLSIFVKGGFLMYFILASSIVAVAIAIEKFIVLKKAKINVPAFLIKLRGLIKKKDLEGAISYCMQERTPVSNIVKKGLKKIRFGHQRVVEAIESAGRQEISKLEKGLSILASVAGIAPLLGFLGTVTGMIGAFMKIQELQGSANPADLAGGIWEALITTAFGLIVGIPALALYNYFVSKINKMVVDMERISNDLIDMLDDTARNVTNDEDDEYNL; encoded by the coding sequence ATGGATCTACTCTCAATATTTGTTAAAGGCGGCTTTTTAATGTATTTCATCCTGGCCAGTTCAATAGTCGCTGTTGCAATTGCTATTGAAAAATTTATTGTTCTTAAGAAAGCAAAAATTAATGTCCCTGCTTTCCTAATCAAATTGAGGGGATTAATTAAGAAAAAAGATCTTGAAGGTGCTATCAGTTATTGTATGCAGGAAAGGACCCCCGTTTCGAACATTGTGAAGAAAGGATTGAAAAAAATCAGGTTCGGGCATCAAAGAGTTGTCGAAGCTATTGAAAGCGCGGGACGGCAGGAAATCAGTAAACTTGAAAAGGGATTATCGATCCTTGCATCTGTTGCAGGCATTGCGCCGCTACTCGGATTCCTCGGTACAGTTACAGGTATGATCGGCGCTTTCATGAAAATTCAGGAACTACAGGGATCTGCCAATCCTGCCGACCTGGCAGGAGGTATCTGGGAAGCTCTTATTACAACTGCCTTCGGTCTTATAGTTGGTATTCCGGCTCTTGCACTCTACAACTATTTTGTAAGTAAAATAAATAAAATGGTTGTTGATATGGAAAGAATCTCGAACGACCTGATCGATATGCTCGATGATACAGCCAGAAATGTAACTAATGACGAAGACGACGAATACAATTTATAG
- a CDS encoding SPOR domain-containing protein, whose product MTISDLQKRIAEVLGVSSSEKELAFNILIPKIADNLEADLTLKIPRIGFFQLKEGEDIDKTSLIFTPFSEDVSKSTRTLYLTIDVPGRSKKDPDSDADVFSIGVGKPLIPLSDKLNPQSESETSYIILKRSIEERVNEIITESDNLPNFNIWDDYYESLDSNQNDFDSQSKLTELTSDLEFKEDIIAEEITNNLLELDSPKDVSTSDEFETALPELTPSDLLEDYDVPGILNDIPEKDSTGENELNEDTGILEIDNSSVENSTSSEDLQELIKDYEDEKSEDIEFNKLEKTETSKNTDPDIPEETLTDQVDSIILPDEDEETFLGLKKKVVDNIDWNWGDELKEELGPIHDDDEKPLFEFDDDDSFEEDDSRKDLFKTAKPSSTRLFDQLEDSIKKELAESDKETAYIEYTAPPPRYEFVEDRNFPETSPEPDSYLPEATPPTREYEEYNKEKYFSRNFLLIFGAFILIVSLIVYMLLPNRNQNQTDQTLPVSTQDSIVSGQLQASLPVDTATFVEDEISDFPRVASLPVMDKDAKSGAPTQKPVVTNPPAQSNRTNSQGDLYKSPVSETRIGSSIYYDGTNYNVQASSWRNKEKAELEVKRLRNLGLNAFILEAYLPQKGGTWYRVRIGQFKTKEEAESFESQKNF is encoded by the coding sequence ATGACGATTTCGGATCTCCAAAAAAGAATTGCCGAGGTTCTGGGAGTTTCAAGTTCCGAGAAAGAACTTGCATTCAATATCCTTATCCCCAAAATTGCTGATAATCTCGAAGCAGACCTCACGTTGAAAATTCCCCGCATCGGATTCTTTCAGCTGAAAGAGGGGGAGGATATAGATAAAACTTCTCTTATCTTTACACCGTTTTCCGAAGATGTCTCTAAAAGTACAAGAACACTTTACCTCACTATCGATGTGCCAGGCAGATCGAAGAAAGATCCCGATAGCGATGCGGATGTATTCAGTATTGGAGTCGGCAAACCGCTTATTCCTCTTTCAGATAAACTGAACCCTCAATCCGAATCCGAAACTTCTTATATTATTCTTAAAAGATCCATCGAGGAACGGGTTAACGAAATTATCACTGAGTCGGACAACCTTCCCAATTTCAATATCTGGGATGATTATTATGAATCGCTCGACTCAAATCAAAACGATTTTGACAGTCAGTCTAAATTAACTGAACTTACATCCGACCTCGAATTCAAGGAGGATATTATTGCCGAAGAGATTACCAATAATCTCCTCGAACTGGATTCTCCGAAAGATGTGTCAACCTCTGATGAATTTGAAACCGCTCTTCCGGAACTTACTCCAAGCGATCTTCTTGAAGATTATGATGTCCCCGGAATATTGAATGATATACCGGAAAAAGACTCAACCGGAGAAAATGAATTAAATGAAGATACCGGAATTTTAGAAATTGATAATTCATCTGTAGAAAATTCCACCTCTTCAGAAGATTTGCAGGAACTGATTAAAGACTATGAGGACGAGAAATCAGAAGATATTGAATTCAATAAACTGGAAAAAACAGAGACATCTAAAAATACAGATCCGGATATTCCTGAAGAAACACTGACTGATCAGGTCGATTCTATTATCCTGCCCGATGAAGATGAGGAAACTTTCCTTGGTCTAAAGAAAAAAGTTGTAGACAATATCGATTGGAACTGGGGAGATGAGTTGAAAGAGGAATTAGGACCCATTCACGATGATGATGAAAAACCTCTATTCGAATTTGATGATGATGATTCGTTTGAAGAAGATGATTCCCGCAAAGACCTTTTTAAGACTGCTAAACCGTCTTCAACCCGGTTATTCGATCAACTCGAAGATTCTATAAAAAAAGAATTGGCAGAATCCGATAAGGAAACAGCGTATATTGAATATACTGCGCCGCCTCCGCGATATGAATTTGTTGAAGACAGAAACTTTCCTGAAACAAGTCCCGAACCGGATTCCTATCTGCCTGAAGCAACGCCGCCAACCCGTGAGTATGAAGAATATAACAAAGAGAAATATTTCAGCAGGAACTTCCTCCTTATTTTCGGGGCTTTCATTCTAATTGTTAGTCTTATCGTTTATATGCTATTACCCAACAGGAATCAGAATCAAACCGATCAGACTCTCCCCGTTTCTACACAGGATTCAATAGTTTCCGGACAGTTACAGGCGTCTCTGCCGGTTGATACAGCCACTTTTGTTGAGGATGAAATTAGTGATTTCCCGAGAGTTGCTTCATTACCGGTTATGGACAAGGATGCCAAATCCGGTGCTCCGACTCAAAAACCTGTTGTAACAAATCCTCCTGCACAATCTAACAGAACAAATTCACAGGGAGATTTGTATAAATCACCAGTTAGCGAAACACGAATAGGAAGTTCTATTTACTACGACGGAACGAATTACAACGTTCAGGCTTCTTCCTGGAGGAACAAAGAGAAAGCGGAACTGGAAGTAAAACGGTTAAGAAACCTCGGGCTTAATGCCTTTATTTTGGAAGCGTATCTCCCTCAAAAAGGAGGTACATGGTATCGTGTCAGGATTGGGCAATTTAAGACGAAGGAAGAAGCTGAATCATTTGAATCACAGAAAAATTTTTGA
- a CDS encoding DUF92 domain-containing protein has protein sequence MALLLASILAFISYRFKFLTPGGSFAQFILAIIIFGIGGLIWSIPILLFFFSASFFSVIKTARTAINERINKPGTARNQNQVIANGGIAGLLVVLYYFSSDDLFFLLYLSAVSIVCSDTWSTEFGTWKKWPTYNILNFRKMDQGLSGGVSFAGTLAGLAGAIIIALSGFILIRFNLNDFVIIIISGIFGNIIDSILGSSIQVKYKCRVCGFILESGFHCNTTTEYFKGIRLINNDAVNFISVLTGVSLGLLLFLII, from the coding sequence ATGGCACTCCTTCTTGCATCAATTCTTGCTTTCATTTCATACCGTTTTAAGTTTCTTACACCCGGTGGTTCTTTTGCGCAATTTATCCTTGCAATAATCATTTTTGGAATAGGCGGTCTAATTTGGAGCATTCCGATTCTTCTTTTCTTCTTTTCAGCAAGCTTCTTTTCTGTAATCAAAACGGCAAGAACCGCAATTAATGAGAGAATTAATAAACCGGGAACTGCCAGGAATCAAAACCAGGTAATTGCGAATGGCGGTATTGCAGGACTTCTTGTTGTGCTCTATTATTTTTCTAGTGATGATCTTTTTTTTCTGCTTTATCTTTCTGCTGTTAGTATAGTCTGTTCAGATACATGGTCAACTGAATTTGGAACCTGGAAAAAATGGCCGACGTATAATATTTTGAATTTCCGTAAAATGGATCAGGGACTCTCCGGTGGTGTTTCTTTTGCCGGAACTTTGGCAGGATTAGCCGGAGCAATTATTATTGCACTGTCAGGATTTATATTGATCAGGTTTAACCTTAATGATTTTGTGATTATTATTATATCCGGAATATTTGGTAATATAATTGACAGCATACTTGGCTCGTCAATTCAGGTTAAGTACAAATGCCGTGTTTGCGGTTTTATTCTGGAATCCGGTTTTCATTGCAATACAACTACTGAATATTTTAAAGGTATCAGATTAATTAACAACGATGCCGTCAATTTTATTTCTGTTTTAACCGGTGTTTCTCTTGGTTTACTTTTATTTCTAATAATTTAG
- a CDS encoding TonB-dependent receptor, whose product MKKYLIFLSVLFPSLISAQQEQKSIELPDFVITGRQSVEVQSAQKKKPELIATLSQDFFTPYYSPEELPLLISSDPLQIIPPVASDDQYSGRLYFGAGRYTLPLGQLSLGKSFGNFLLSADIWGHNTRSYIPDAGYNTSGASLNSKAFIDTDSDLFSGMIVSLGGRFWRDNYKFFGSVNPLYERKTNRAAAALLISNDYGRLFNFNFGLNADFLSVTETDLIERILSADAGFKLRLGNLIIGADGKYQKQLLNNNMSGIDDYGFYNLDGHLRISPSSSVILLVGARLAGNSANSFFSPFGSMLFNIDDGLYMTLNFDPRAENNTLKDFISGNIYMMNNITDNVFTEVKFDLKGSLNYEYKKLFSVSVWGGYAASDNYLYFEDIILKGFFDVMSANSVKSISGGLNVLVHPNLLGYLSGELKYQNIKDGNDNYIPYKPEFFASVSYGYDFSSGIGIKLKYLFAQNVYADRLNTRPLGSYYNLAAGISYRLLNNLSLSADFQNIMNRSNFVFDGYQEKPLDFVIGVEYRW is encoded by the coding sequence ATGAAAAAATATCTGATATTTTTATCCGTATTATTTCCGTCTCTGATTTCTGCACAGCAGGAACAGAAGAGTATTGAACTCCCGGATTTTGTAATTACCGGACGGCAAAGCGTTGAGGTCCAATCGGCTCAGAAAAAGAAACCTGAATTAATCGCTACTCTCTCTCAGGATTTTTTTACACCCTATTATTCACCAGAAGAGCTTCCACTTCTCATTTCTTCGGATCCTCTGCAAATAATACCGCCGGTTGCTTCGGATGATCAATACTCCGGAAGACTCTACTTTGGTGCCGGAAGGTATACGCTTCCGTTAGGCCAGTTGTCACTTGGTAAATCATTCGGGAATTTTTTGCTCTCGGCCGACATTTGGGGCCATAATACCCGCTCATATATTCCGGATGCCGGTTATAATACTTCCGGTGCTTCGCTTAACAGTAAAGCTTTTATCGATACAGATTCGGACCTTTTCTCGGGAATGATTGTTTCATTGGGAGGCAGATTCTGGCGCGATAATTATAAGTTCTTTGGTTCAGTTAATCCTCTGTATGAAAGGAAAACAAACAGGGCTGCTGCGGCTCTCTTGATCAGTAACGATTACGGACGCCTGTTCAATTTTAATTTCGGCTTGAATGCTGATTTCCTTTCTGTTACAGAGACGGATCTTATAGAAAGAATCCTTTCTGCCGATGCCGGATTTAAACTGAGATTGGGCAACCTGATTATCGGTGCCGACGGAAAATATCAGAAACAGCTCCTTAATAATAATATGAGCGGTATTGATGATTACGGCTTTTACAATTTGGACGGACATTTGAGAATTTCTCCTTCAAGTTCTGTAATTCTGCTTGTTGGTGCCCGGCTTGCCGGAAATTCCGCAAATTCTTTTTTCTCGCCGTTCGGATCCATGTTGTTTAATATTGATGATGGTCTCTACATGACTTTAAATTTCGATCCGCGTGCTGAGAATAATACGCTGAAAGACTTTATCAGCGGTAATATCTATATGATGAACAATATTACGGATAATGTTTTTACCGAAGTTAAGTTTGATTTGAAGGGATCGCTCAATTATGAATATAAAAAACTGTTCTCAGTTTCCGTTTGGGGAGGTTATGCAGCATCCGACAACTATCTCTATTTTGAGGATATTATCCTTAAAGGATTTTTTGATGTAATGAGTGCTAACAGTGTTAAATCAATCTCAGGCGGTTTAAATGTTCTTGTTCACCCGAATCTTCTGGGATATCTCTCAGGCGAATTAAAATACCAGAACATTAAAGATGGTAATGATAATTACATCCCTTATAAACCCGAATTCTTCGCATCAGTTTCATACGGATATGATTTTTCTTCCGGTATCGGAATCAAATTAAAATATCTTTTTGCGCAGAATGTTTACGCGGATCGGCTTAATACAAGGCCGCTTGGCTCATATTACAATCTTGCAGCAGGAATAAGTTACAGATTGTTAAATAACTTATCTTTGTCTGCGGACTTTCAAAACATCATGAATCGAAGTAATTTTGTATTCGACGGTTATCAGGAAAAGCCGTTAGATTTTGTCATTGGTGTTGAATACCGATGGTAG
- a CDS encoding biopolymer transporter ExbD: MKFETSNKPLSIFAFSSLTDIVMLLLIFFLLTSQFVIQTGVKVKLPGAQNNEQVSQGRMVVTISSQNRVFLGSEEIGIDKLAGRLEELKKNSPENNLIIRADKTVQIDLIIRVLDAAKGIGIDKFTIETEKISY, translated from the coding sequence ATGAAATTCGAAACATCAAATAAACCGTTAAGCATTTTTGCGTTCTCGTCCTTAACCGACATTGTTATGCTTCTGCTGATCTTTTTTCTTCTTACTTCTCAGTTTGTAATTCAGACCGGGGTAAAAGTTAAACTTCCGGGAGCTCAGAATAATGAACAGGTTTCTCAGGGCCGCATGGTCGTTACTATCAGCTCTCAGAATCGTGTCTTTCTCGGTTCCGAAGAGATTGGTATTGATAAACTTGCAGGCCGGCTCGAAGAGTTGAAAAAAAACAGCCCCGAGAATAATCTGATTATCCGCGCGGATAAAACCGTTCAGATCGACCTGATTATAAGGGTTCTCGATGCTGCAAAGGGAATAGGGATTGATAAATTTACAATAGAAACAGAAAAGATCAGTTACTGA
- a CDS encoding DUF2085 domain-containing protein, translating to MALRYRIILYAAILIWTAGIFYESFIGHFNQLIYGYPFVHQAYSLVCHQDPQKLIDTGSGTSLVCARCTGIYSGLLILSTIFLFYKWKLKSNLKLLFIFMAPMLLDVSMVMAGLYNYSRTTAFTTGFLSGSILFLYLCEGLEKLISELKFR from the coding sequence TTGGCGCTTCGATACCGGATCATATTATATGCAGCAATCTTAATCTGGACTGCAGGAATTTTTTATGAATCCTTTATAGGTCATTTCAATCAGCTTATTTACGGATATCCGTTTGTACACCAGGCATATTCACTTGTCTGTCACCAGGACCCTCAGAAACTGATTGACACAGGATCGGGTACCAGTCTTGTTTGTGCACGTTGTACCGGGATCTATTCCGGACTATTAATTCTCTCAACAATTTTTCTTTTTTACAAATGGAAATTGAAATCGAATTTAAAACTCCTGTTTATTTTTATGGCTCCAATGCTGCTTGATGTTTCAATGGTGATGGCCGGATTATACAACTATTCCAGAACGACTGCATTTACAACAGGTTTCCTTTCCGGTTCAATTCTATTTTTATATCTTTGCGAGGGTTTAGAAAAATTAATTTCGGAACTAAAGTTCAGGTAA